One window of the Triticum dicoccoides isolate Atlit2015 ecotype Zavitan chromosome 3B, WEW_v2.0, whole genome shotgun sequence genome contains the following:
- the LOC119278053 gene encoding ankyrin repeat domain-containing protein 27-like isoform X1, with protein MSRIPTSSGSPSTHSPVKASAPGLRSICSDLIRSRLPPQATRHESRSDSRSGQGGDHPVHDGPPDLRQPRQPHRREFGSALDEEGKGAAAVAASVRDANKRTALHFAAREGQTKLCKFLIEQLRLPVDPKDDDGETPLIHTARQGRQETVEYLLGRGVDPSVASNMGATALHHAASIGSRCRIRKRVRYSPCLGCWSWTTRRGQASA; from the exons ATGAGCCGGATCCCCACCTCCTCCGGCTCCCCTTCCACTCACTCTCCCGTGAAGGCCTCGGCTCCTGGACTCCGCTCCATCTGCTCTGATCTGATTCGATCTCGGCTTCCTCCCCAAGCCACGCGACACGAGAGCAGATCCGACTCCCGCTCCGGCCAAGGTGGCGACCATCCAGTTCATGATGGCCCGCCAGATCTTCGACAACCGCGGCAACCCCACCGTCGAG AGTTCGGGTCCGCGCTAGACGAGGAGGGGAAGGGCGCGGCCGCGGTGGCCGCCAGCGTGCGGGACGCCAACAAGCGCACCGCGCTGCACTTCGCCGCCCGGGAAGGCCAGACCAAGCTCTGTAAATTCCTCATCGAGCAGCTCCGCCTCCCCGTCGACCCCAAGGACGACGACG GCGAGACTCCACTCATCCATACCGCCCGGCAGGGCCGCCAGGAGACGGTGGAGTACCTGCTCGGCCGCGGGGTTGATCCTTCGGTCGCGTCCAACATGGGAGCCACGGCACTGCATCATGCTGCAAGCATAG GGAGTCGATGTCGAATCCGAAAGCGAGTCAGGTACTCCCCTTGTTTGGGCTGCTGGTCATGGACAACAAGACGCGGTCAAGCTTCTGCTTGA
- the LOC119278053 gene encoding ankyrin repeat domain-containing protein 27-like isoform X2 yields MSRIPTSSGSPSTHSPVKASAPGLRSICSDLIRSRLPPQATRHESRSDSRSGQGGDHPVHDGPPDLRQPRQPHRREFGSALDEEGKGAAAVAASVRDANKRTALHFAAREGQTKLCKFLIEQLRLPVDPKDDDGETPLIHTARQGRQETVEYLLGRGVDPSVASNMGATALHHAASIVERISERTCGVYFSCYYMTH; encoded by the exons ATGAGCCGGATCCCCACCTCCTCCGGCTCCCCTTCCACTCACTCTCCCGTGAAGGCCTCGGCTCCTGGACTCCGCTCCATCTGCTCTGATCTGATTCGATCTCGGCTTCCTCCCCAAGCCACGCGACACGAGAGCAGATCCGACTCCCGCTCCGGCCAAGGTGGCGACCATCCAGTTCATGATGGCCCGCCAGATCTTCGACAACCGCGGCAACCCCACCGTCGAG AGTTCGGGTCCGCGCTAGACGAGGAGGGGAAGGGCGCGGCCGCGGTGGCCGCCAGCGTGCGGGACGCCAACAAGCGCACCGCGCTGCACTTCGCCGCCCGGGAAGGCCAGACCAAGCTCTGTAAATTCCTCATCGAGCAGCTCCGCCTCCCCGTCGACCCCAAGGACGACGACG GCGAGACTCCACTCATCCATACCGCCCGGCAGGGCCGCCAGGAGACGGTGGAGTACCTGCTCGGCCGCGGGGTTGATCCTTCGGTCGCGTCCAACATGGGAGCCACGGCACTGCATCATGCTGCAAGCATAG TGGAGAGAATATCTGAACGAACATGTGGCGTCTATTTTTCTTGTTATTACATGACACATTGA